A genomic stretch from Aedes albopictus strain Foshan chromosome 2, AalbF5, whole genome shotgun sequence includes:
- the LOC115270908 gene encoding uncharacterized protein LOC115270908 produces the protein MNSSIVGRENKENVSEKVRSVFRTEAGGLKCGLGENCQFRPKNFILTNCLRHIQNIHPASYNVLKLGKQIPEEKIAERGKKRPKGIIELYEKHTAQYLKEKVEELLDKFGIKRWQIYSVTVDNGRNVVKSVDLLGETACKDPDDSESSPDVQDNSDENAEDDNAFFHCEKITEEYQQTLSEHKVDCIRCGAHTINLVVNDVTRESEENDESLKHIIKIVKMCRKGKYKQAFKFSKTPIPNSPNKTRWNAVYMMIYVLLKYKEFYSNIGLQYDELDLSHCWQFMEEYREAFYPLYLASLISQQEECPISQFHLEWLKAYGQVKALKSNRFRDNILLSMDKRQKTLMEPIAYRAALYMDPRFMYSGSELFKREEKAEIVKYLVKLWNNINVNRPETSTVDDNQDTAVSNNSFDINDYFTQLFGEGTSTRSSKPTSLEEKLLQIQCQDRVNPAEQFNIIHYWYAQRVHEERLWKLAKVVYAAASTQAAVERDFSAYNRIFTNLRNRLAGDTIEHVLKVKLNKDLIEPTIREIIQSQPAN, from the exons ATGAATTCGTCTATCGTCGGTCGCGAGAACAAGGAAAATGTATCCGAAAAAGTGCGGAGTGTGTTCCGAACGGAAGCGGGCGGACTCAAGTGCGGTTTGGGCGAGAACTGCCAATTTCGTCCAAAAAACTTCATTCTGACCAACTGCCTGCGGCACATCCAAAACATACATCCCGCGAGCTACAATGTTTTGAAACTCGGAAAGCAGATCCCGGAAGAGAAGATCGCGGAGCGAGGGAAAAAGCGCCCAAAAG GAATCATTGAGCTGTACGAGAAACATACCGCTCAATATCTGAAAGAAAAGGTTGAAGAGCTGCTGGACAAATTTGGTATAAAGCGCTGGCAAATATACTCCGTTACGGTAGATAATGGAAGAAATGTTGTCAAATCTGTCGATCTTCTGGGCGAAACCGCATGTAAAGATCCGGATGATAGCGAAAGCAGCCCTGATGTACAGGATAATTCAGATGAAAATGCAGAAGACGACAACGCATTTTTCCACTGCGAGAAAATCACCGAGGAATACCAACAAACGTTAAGTGAGCATAAAGTCGACTGCATACGCTGCGGAGCGCACACCATAAACCTTGTGGTGAACGACGTGACTCGGGAATCCGAAGAGAACGATGAATCGCTCAAGCATAttataaaaattgtgaaaatgtGCCGAAAAGGAAAATACAAGCAAGCATTCAAGTTCTCTAAGACCCCGATACCGAACTCGCCAAACAAGACCAGATGGAATGCTGTGTATATGATGATATACGTGCTCTTGAAGTACAAGGAATTCTACTCTAATATCGGTTTGCAGTATGATGAGCTTG ACCTTTCACACTGCTggcaattcatggaagaatatcGCGAAGCTTTCTACCCGCTGTACTTAGCATCGTTAATATCACAGCAAGAGGAATGCCCAATAAGCCAGTTCCATTTGGAGTGGCTGAAGGCGTACGGTCAAGTGAAAGCGTTGAAGTCAAATCGATTCAGAGATAACATACTGCTGTCGATGGACAAGAGACAAAAAACTCTGATGGAACCCATCGCCTACAGGGCCGCTTTATACATGGATCCTCGGTTCATGTATAGTGGATCTGAGCTGTTCAAGCGCGAGGAAAAGGCAGAAATCGTG AAATATCTCGTCAAATTGTGGAACAACATCAACGTTAACAGGCCTGAAACCAGCACTGTAGATGATAACCAGGACACAGCGGTATCGAACAACTCGTTTGACATCAACGATTATTTCACGCAGTTGTTTGGGGAAGGCACTTCTACTCGCTCATCGAAACCTACTTCACTGGAAGAAAAATTGCTGCAAATACAATGCCAAGACCGCGTCAACCCTGCGGAGCAATTTAACATAATCCATTACTGGTATGCGCAAAGAGTTCACGAGGAACGACTGTGGAAACTAGCCAAAGTTGTTTACGCCGCAGCTTCTACGCAAGCAGCTGTTGAACGAGATTTCTCTGCGTACAACAGAATATTCACAAACCTGCGAAATCGTCTAGCTGGTGACACTATTGAACACGTACTGAAAGTTAAATTGAACAAGGACCTGATCGAGCCTACCATTCGCGAGATAATTCAATCGCAACCTGCCAACTGA